aaataaaataaaataaataaaaattataattaaaagaGATTTTGTAAATCATCACTCttggattcattttttaattgttgtgtTTTATACCAAGTAGGACTGGTCAACTGGACAAGACTCTACTTGACTACATAATGTTTTGTATACATGATTATGTAACttaatacaaaaatacagtaaGTAGAAATATGTACACTCctcacaaaatatatatatatagggaaATGTTTTTGCCAATCTTGTCCAATCCATGACGCCTTGCTTTCTCGTGATTatgattaaaggaaaaaaaaattcccatgtGTTTCCTCATTTCCTGTTGTGAAAGAGTACTGACCGTAATGGttatcgtaaaaaaaaaaaaaacacccacttAATGTCTTCACTcactttaattttcttttcctttttttttctagaatttCATTACATTCCTGAGATCCGGGGCCAATAGAGTGCCGGTTACGGGAAATCTCGCCTTACCTGTCAAATCAATTCAGTAGCTACTTATAAAATACGCCATCAATTCCTGGAAACGAAGCGAGCTCACTGCATTTCGTCATCCCGGACTAGCCCGGTCCCCCGGCAGGGCTCTCATATGGGGGGAGATTTACGTGTGCAGTTAGCTCGGTTTGCGGTGTAATTAATTAGCGCTGGGGAGAGAACCCTGTGGCTAGTTCGCCTGCAAGTCGACGCGCGGCGCCTACATGACGCCTGTGATGATAGCAGCCAGATTACACCCTTCGCTTTCCTGTGTTCTTTGATCTTCGCTgttgcactacccaggcaaacATGTGGTGAAATGGTTTGAAAGGCAAGGCTCCAAAACTAAATGTCATACGTTTTATCATTGGTGAGATCTCTGTACCTGAGCTagtaagcaagcaagcaagcaagcaagtaagtacataaataaataaataaatacatattcataatcccattttaaaatatgaaaatgtgcaatTCATTTTAAGGCTTTTGAATAGTTTTAATTTTCAGCCGGACAAATTACCCCTCCCTTTGTTTTCCTCCAATGTATAATTCTTTTGTCATTCCAAGAACTAAATAGTTCCCATTCTGTAAAGAAACCGGGATTAACTTTGTTTACTTGACGCTGAAGACCAACATTCAACTGCAACAGCTGCTGCAGTATGTTCGTATTTATGAACAGGAATATTATCAGTAAATGGCAGGTGTTTGATAGGTATTCCTCTCTGATTAGATACACATTTCAACTCCTTCCGAAGCGAAgactttttctttatttgcgTGTACATTTCTTCAGAATATAATGAGCAAGGCCTCAGAGCCTCACAGGCTTCAATGCTGGCCCTCTGTAGTCATGaacactgttttgttttcccccttGCGTGTCCAGTATGCCACTAGCCTAAGTGATTACTTTGGTGGCAAACCTAAGTGCCTGTACCAGAAATATGCACTCAACATACAGCATACTGTTCTACAAGCAGGTGGCATGCTGCAGTATATatgtctcctctctccctctctctctctctctcaggctaaTAAACAGGAACTGATTTGTCCCTGTTCtggcaatctctctctctcactctcaccctctcctctctcatttccgctgtccctctctctgttgctctttccctttctttctctctctctctctccctctttccatcccacccactcccccacccccctcccagggTAAGAAATGAAAACGGATTTGTccgtctatctctctcttccacccCTTCATTCGTATATTTGAATTGCTTTATCTTTTATATGTTACTCCTCTTCTCCATGCGCTCTAGCCCTCTcttatttaaaaagcacatgctcaaacatttttaaaaagctcacTTAAACAAGCACAGCTATTAATATTGCACCTCTAACAATGCCAAGCCCATCtctacacccaaacccactaactcactcaccccccccctcccccaactccTCATTCACATTTCCTGGAAGTAGACATGAAATTccacaccccctctcccaccgccagcacacacacacacacacacacatacacacacacattcacgtcattttccaattttttttctcactgaagGCAAACAGCACTTACTCACACGCCCACCTACACTCTCACATttcaattgtttgtttttttttatataaaaaaagaaaactttctaTTATCAAAGTGCGCTGCCGTAGGTTTTTGAAAGTCCACCGCAAAACAGTGTGTAAAGTGGCAGAATAATAATCATTCAGCAGTATTTCGCAttttgctccctccctccctccctccctccctccatctcccactTACCCTGATGGAGTAGACCAGGGCGGCGATCCCCAGCggcaagcagcagcacagcatgGTGAAAATGGAGTAGCCCAGGTAGTCCGGCTTCGGATGAATCAGCGGCGTTTGGGTCACGTACACCGTGGGCTGGACGGTGACCATGTGCTGGGCCCCCTGCGGGTACTGGCCCTGGCCCGGGCCCGGCGGGTACTGCATCCCCGGCTGGGGCGGGTACGGGCTTGGCGCCCCTCCGTACTGCTGCGCAGGGGGGTACATCCCAGGCGCGGGCTGTCCCGCCGGCGGGTAGCCCGCTGCGGGGTATTGAGGGTACTCCTGGTACGGCGGGGGAGCGGGATTAGTCATTCCCGATTTGCTGTCGGGGTTCCAGTCCTGGGAAGGGGCGCTGGGCGACTTGCTGGGGTCCATGCTCCCGGCTCCTGGGTGTTttctttaggaaaaaaaaagttttttttctctctagtGGGAacagtgaagaagaagaagaaaagaaaaccctCAGTGGTGTTTTCCCTTTGAATTTTCTTTTGCTCTATAGATCTTTCCctttctttgtttaaatgatATAATTTGTAGTTTCTGTCTCTTGTCGCGCTATTTCTATGGACGGTCTTTTGTTTCTCTGCCGGTCTGTCTGGCTCACAGTTCACTCTGCACTCTGTCTCcggcaaatttttttttttttttcccccaccgaGCACACGCCCTCTAATTCGCTTTGCCCCTCCCTTATCTCTGCTGTATGTGCCTGCGGCCCCTATAGAAGAGGCTGGGAGGGGGATGGGTCGAAGTAAGAAGCCAACACGCAGCAGATCCTCGCGCTAGTTCCTACACGGTACGGGGTGAGGCTGCCACCTCGTAGTCGTGTAAGGAAGTGCAGAGTCGCGACATTACGTTCAGTGCGGGAACGGGGCTGTGCCGCGCTTCAACAGCACTTTCGCTCGGCAAAACACGACGTGGTGTTAATCAACACAAGCAGCATGTCAGTAAAAAAGAGCacgaacaaaaaaacaaaaaatgtaaacgaATAAAACGGTTTCCTCCGCATAAGATGGAATAAGAGCTAATTACGGTAACATTAAATGCATGCGGACAGAGGGCGAACTTTCCTTAAAGTTTCGGGCACCAGTTGTTATTTTCCCGGCCATATTGAAATCTTAAACTATACACTATAAAGGATAAAGAGCCCACAGCGGACAGGAACATAGGACCACCCGCTCCTCCCCGCCCAGGTAGGCTATTATATTGGGTATTATAGTCCTATTTAGCGTAAGCAGTCCACGCTTTGTTTATTTAATAGGATGTATTAAAATTAACATCTCTTGCACTGGTTTGCGTCACGGTGGATAACGTCAGCTAGCGCAATTTCGGAAAATGCACGAGTGCGAGGGCGGAGGCGAATCAAATATACTGCGCAAGCCATACAGTGTGACCGGAGGAGTGGGACCAAGCCAAGCAATCGCATAACGACGCAAGGCGTATAGAGGAACTAATCATTTTAACGGATTACTGACGTAAGTGATGGCAGTCGTCATTAGGATAAAATGCTTTTCCgtgttccctccctcccctttgtCCCCAGGGTACAAGATGCATCTTGGCAATCAATGTCTTGCATTGATTTTCCGCAGGCCGAGCGTACGATCTGAGTGCCTTGGCTCTGTGACAGACCTTCCTTGAGCGAACGCACATCACgaacattgggatggcaggcatgacatcccgccaagttacgccttggcgggggcatgccccatacctatacagcaccgagagtttggcacttttcagggttccccacagaaataaccacaacagccaaaaaaacacagcccttaaaaacattaaattctgtacattctaaccccatttcaacagacagaattaataaacaacttcacatgtccacacaataaagccccaaactaagggggtTTTgcgttttctctttcttcttatttttcctgccgcctatcccactaacaacatgtctccccattgggcattttaccgacaccagccaaatatTCACCtgcacgacccaatcaaaaacttgcatacacacgcaaaatacccatacctttttactctgaaacattgccagtttaaacagctagtctgcctgtggcctagtgggcacaGGGGGTACGAGGTTCAAGTCTCGCtaggaacacatttctttaacctgcttttaccctcactaataattgtctactacttctcaattattgcttttgcaccatatctacccgccgttcaccgaacgtatacactgcatatacaccctgtgttttgtaatcttaccattttacaatctcatgcaaactttgtgtcagatcaaagtgtcacatatttcgaattgcctcatggaacacattgaaattcatgtagaaaactgctggtgagtaactacaggaagcatatttctccagaaaacatatgtttatacttgcttctgaactgaatttcagtaaatgtacaagttattgtatatttgctacgtacaataaatactgcatgtaaactacatattgtacatacatacatcgagaacttctttatcccaaTGGGGACATTttcctcgcagcatgttacattaacatttacgaacacacatttataccaagaaacatacaatcattcacgcaacagaaaggctgggcagcgaaatacgtacataccaatacaaattggacatacagacgcctattcaatcaatcctgactgtgagaaagccatccacacatatgtttggcctatccatgtactgcatgcttatacacacgaaagaattgagaaaatattgggtagcatagctttggaatacattttatttaatttcggtgagggaagatagcctatattgtttttagtaccgtaacttggcatcattttgatatcaatacttttaatgccaggcgtggattttggcagtctgaatgaatgagttatagacggtgtatgtgtgagtaacttggcatttttgtacgttgaaaacgtgttttttatgagatataacTACGGGTGCGCGACTGTCATTCCTGCTCCTTAGCTAGCTGACCCGTACTTTCAGGAGATGGCAACTTCAGGTGGAATCgcggaaatcaaagaaaatttggTTATTTCCTTGCAAAAACGCCCTTTCACAAGGCGTTCgctgcaagaaaaaaagagaataaaggAGCTTGGACCGGACCGACCCGATTTACAAATTTCGCAGCAGGCAGGTGATCGAGGACGAGCCTACACCCGGGGCTTCTCCCGCTCTTGTTATGACAAACggagttggctagctggatgtggtgtaagtaatgccttttattttttcccgTTTTCTATTTCAAAGTGTCGGCACCGAAGCGTTGTGGACAACGACGGGGGTACAAGACCTataacatctttctgaaaaatgcaaacggcACGAAAGTAGCCGCAGCCATCTAGACAATAGTATGAGACTAAaaatttttttggcaggttTAGCATTGCTGAACAGCTAGGTGAAGGCTACAGGGCATTAGAAGGCACAACGAAGAGGTGACAAAATcgacacatcctgtccagaataatagactgtgtgaaattttgtggagcatttgagttggctttgcgtggccatgatgagagtgagagctccgATAATCCCGGGATATTCCGTgggttggtgaattttgttgccTACTTTGAATTTCagcattcacatattcacattttgtccagcagatggcTCTATAAATGACCTTGGAGTTAGCGAATATGTTCCTGCtctttttatgacttcatagaatgtaacagtggcagtaaaattacttcagtagttccatatttagaaattgagctgttgcctgttggtaactttaggtgatgtaggtgaaatgggcattttgttgtctctaaatattattttatattattaaggaaggcaaaatatgttcaagtagtgctactggccagtgtttaggcaacattacagtgtgttgtgttgttttagatttattttaatttttttattttttgctgagctatgaagtgctgcttcagtttgtttgtcccccccaaAAACTGCGCCCccccaaaacattttatcaccagccgccactggATGATAATATTTGAATTAGATGAAATATTACTCTCACAATGATGcggttttgattttgattttttctCAATCTGGATAAGGCTGCAATACAGTTAACTACCATGATGATGATAGAAACGCTTGAGTAAAAGAGGGATACACAGTGCATTGAAAACAAGTGCTTCTGCACAGGTTGGAAACACCTATCTACTCAAGAGTCAGCGTCCcatctgggaattgaacccgtgACCTTGAGGTGCAAGCCCATTTCCAAAAGCGACACGCTAGGCTACGGGTTCCTTTTCTCTGGGGGAAgtgcagagacaggaagtgacccgCACCTGTGGTGTTCCTTCCTGTCTGCACGAGGCTGGGAGGAGAGCGATATCTTGAGCCGACGTCTCCGTGGGGAGCTCCAGATCTCCGGGGTCACTTCTGCACAGGTTGAGGGTGGATCCAGatgtaatttaaacatttaaatatcccAGTGTGTTCCCACTTCTCCCCAGGATTCCCTTTTTGGGGAGCACTTGTTTTCGGCAGGGTGTTTCAGTGACTAAGGCTGCTGAACATGCTGAAGTTTCCACCAGGAACAACGGTTTAGATGATGTTGTCAAAAGAACCTGAGGGTAACCAGGGGCAAC
This window of the Anguilla anguilla isolate fAngAng1 chromosome 1, fAngAng1.pri, whole genome shotgun sequence genome carries:
- the LOC118231669 gene encoding cysteine-rich and transmembrane domain-containing protein 1-like, whose translation is MDPSKSPSAPSQDWNPDSKSGMTNPAPPPYQEYPQYPAAGYPPAGQPAPGMYPPAQQYGGAPSPYPPQPGMQYPPGPGQGQYPQGAQHMVTVQPTVYVTQTPLIHPKPDYLGYSIFTMLCCCLPLGIAALVYSIRTRDANHQGQQQKAEMNSRTARNLNHAALGIGIALIILYIVYAAVIANRFN